In a single window of the Haliaeetus albicilla chromosome 25, bHalAlb1.1, whole genome shotgun sequence genome:
- the TMSB4X gene encoding thymosin beta-4 has protein sequence MSDKPDMAEIEKFDKSKLKKTETQEKNPLPSKETIEQEKQAGES, from the exons ATGTCCGACAAACCCGACATGGCCGAGATCGAGAAATTTGACAAGTCCAAATTGAAGAAGACAGAAACGCAAGAGAAAAACCCGCTGCCTTCAAAAGAAA cAATTGAACAGGAGAAGCAAGCGGGTGAATCGTAA